From Paenibacillus graminis, a single genomic window includes:
- a CDS encoding glycosyltransferase family 2 protein: MTRLSVVAPVYNEEGNIYDLYLSITDALKGKIESYEILLVNDGSKDRSAVLLNEIAQMDKSVKVIHFEKNYGQTAAVWAGIKNSTGELIALMDADLQTDPRDIFRLMPFIERIDFVNGKRIDRKDTLLKKISSRIGNGIRNWITGDSIYDTGCPMKLFTREVADSLYLYNGMHRFLPTLAKMNGFSVIEVSVTHQERKHGVSKYRVLNRTYVGFMDALVIGWLKKRVILYRIKG; encoded by the coding sequence ATGACCCGGCTTTCAGTGGTCGCACCTGTGTATAACGAAGAGGGGAATATTTATGATCTTTATTTAAGCATCACTGATGCGTTGAAAGGGAAAATTGAGAGCTATGAAATCCTGTTAGTGAATGATGGAAGCAAAGATCGGAGTGCAGTGCTGCTCAATGAGATCGCTCAGATGGATAAGTCTGTAAAGGTCATCCATTTCGAGAAGAATTACGGACAAACGGCTGCGGTCTGGGCCGGAATAAAGAACTCAACAGGTGAATTAATCGCCCTTATGGATGCGGATCTGCAGACAGATCCCAGGGATATTTTTAGATTAATGCCCTTTATCGAGCGGATAGATTTTGTGAACGGGAAACGGATAGATCGTAAAGATACCCTGCTTAAGAAAATATCTTCACGTATCGGGAATGGAATCCGCAATTGGATCACCGGAGATTCGATTTATGATACAGGCTGTCCCATGAAGCTCTTCACACGGGAGGTAGCCGACAGCCTTTATTTATATAACGGGATGCACAGGTTTTTGCCGACATTAGCAAAGATGAACGGTTTTTCGGTCATCGAAGTCTCGGTAACCCATCAGGAAAGGAAACATGGGGTATCCAAATACAGGGTGCTGAACCGCACCTATGTAGGATTCATGGATGCCCTTGTGATCGGCTGGCTCAAAAAAAGAGTGATCCTGTACCGGATTAAGGGATGA
- a CDS encoding sensor histidine kinase — protein MNEKNGMQNISDLFASRLPTLIWVSIVYVGTIILQFLKEHLILESAVFTGLFTIHVLLHWNSYRVTYKKFWIYFSVQAALIYLCAILMRDGYQAVLIGLLPILIAQTLSYSFRVKRVVFVSLISIIVFFDSALTVGDRDELIVFLPIFLLMLIVVLAYAILFFKQVQERLRIQSFLEDLREAHEKVEELTLANERQRMARDLHDTLAQGVAGLIMRLEAADAHMSQNHPERAQEIIRQSMQQARRTLAEARRAIDNLRLKSAPEINFKEAIADEIEHFREATGIVVSTDYRLNKRLSRLQMEHSLHIVKECLTNIARHAKADKVWVFVSMQNGKLIIEIQDNGIGFKTDDIGKDAGHYGLLGIKERVRLIGGEIYVNSNSEGTRVKLEISFIEGDHK, from the coding sequence TTGAACGAAAAAAACGGCATGCAAAATATTAGTGATTTATTCGCTTCAAGGCTGCCGACACTAATTTGGGTATCGATTGTATATGTTGGAACTATAATATTGCAATTTCTTAAGGAACATTTGATTTTAGAGAGTGCTGTATTTACGGGCTTATTTACAATTCATGTATTATTGCATTGGAATTCCTACAGAGTCACATACAAAAAATTCTGGATTTACTTCTCAGTTCAAGCAGCTTTAATCTATTTGTGTGCCATTTTAATGCGTGACGGGTATCAGGCCGTTTTAATCGGGCTGCTGCCTATCCTGATAGCTCAGACCCTTAGTTATTCATTCCGTGTGAAGAGAGTAGTGTTCGTTTCACTGATCAGTATTATTGTTTTTTTTGATTCTGCTCTGACTGTGGGGGATAGGGATGAACTGATCGTATTTCTTCCTATATTTCTTCTGATGCTTATTGTTGTGCTGGCTTATGCAATATTATTCTTCAAGCAGGTTCAAGAGCGGCTCAGAATTCAGAGTTTTTTGGAGGATTTAAGAGAAGCCCATGAAAAGGTAGAGGAATTAACCCTTGCCAATGAACGCCAGCGGATGGCGCGGGATTTGCATGATACACTGGCACAAGGTGTCGCCGGACTTATTATGCGGCTGGAGGCTGCAGATGCCCATATGTCACAAAATCATCCGGAGCGGGCACAGGAAATTATTAGGCAGTCCATGCAGCAGGCACGCCGAACATTGGCTGAAGCCCGAAGAGCAATTGACAATTTACGGTTAAAGTCAGCTCCAGAGATAAATTTCAAAGAGGCCATTGCTGATGAAATTGAACATTTTAGAGAGGCTACGGGTATTGTCGTATCCACAGATTATCGTTTGAACAAACGATTATCCAGGCTGCAGATGGAACACAGCTTGCATATTGTTAAAGAATGCCTGACTAATATTGCCCGCCATGCAAAGGCTGATAAAGTATGGGTATTTGTTTCTATGCAAAACGGTAAACTGATCATTGAAATTCAGGATAATGGTATCGGATTTAAAACGGATGATATTGGCAAGGATGCCGGACACTATGGGCTGTTGGGAATTAAAGAGCGGGTACGGCTAATTGGAGGAGAAATTTACGTGAACAGTAACTCAGAAGGAACCCGTGTTAAGCTGGAGATATCCTTCATTGAAGGAGACCATAAATGA
- a CDS encoding response regulator, translating to MIIYKILIVDDHLVVREGLKLILETNEQFQVVGEAENGAEALPMMKELHPDVILMDLNMPVMGGLETMQELKKQGSSIPVIILTTYNEDDLMISGLAMGAKGYLLKDTSRENLFRNIESAVRGETLLSADIMERVITARAQQKDSISPQNEAARLTDKETLILQAVARGFKSKVIAIDMGISERTVKAHLTTIYNKLGVDSRSQAVAVALERGILDQTKGNNDEYDFPGL from the coding sequence ATGATTATATATAAGATTCTGATTGTAGATGATCATTTGGTTGTCCGGGAAGGCCTAAAGCTGATTCTGGAGACAAACGAGCAATTTCAAGTGGTTGGTGAAGCTGAAAACGGCGCAGAGGCGCTGCCAATGATGAAGGAACTGCATCCTGATGTGATCCTGATGGACTTGAATATGCCGGTTATGGGCGGACTGGAAACCATGCAAGAGTTAAAAAAACAAGGGTCTTCGATTCCGGTAATCATCCTTACAACCTATAACGAAGATGATTTAATGATCAGCGGACTGGCCATGGGAGCAAAGGGTTATTTATTAAAAGATACCAGCCGTGAGAATCTGTTTAGAAACATTGAGTCGGCAGTACGTGGAGAAACCTTGCTGTCGGCAGATATTATGGAACGTGTAATTACAGCCCGGGCGCAGCAGAAAGATTCAATCTCTCCTCAGAATGAAGCCGCTCGTTTGACCGATAAGGAAACACTTATTTTGCAGGCTGTTGCCCGGGGTTTCAAAAGCAAAGTTATTGCCATTGATATGGGAATCTCCGAGCGTACAGTAAAAGCACATTTAACGACTATTTATAATAAACTTGGAGTGGATTCACGTTCTCAAGCGGTAGCTGTTGCACTTGAGCGGGGGATTTTAGATCAAACCAAGGGGAACAACGATGAATATGACTTTCCGGGCTTATAA